GACAACAATTTCCGCGGAGCCCGACAGGTGGAAAAAACTTGTTGACGAAGCGGTTCAGGCAAAGGTCTGGGGCATAGCCTCCAGTTTCGATATTTACGACTGCAATCCCGACACGATAAGAAGCGCAGAAGCCATAAAACAGTTCGTTCTCGAACTCTGCGATCTCATAGAAATGAAACGTTTCGGAGAAACCGTTGTGGTTCACTTCGGCGAAGACGAAAAGGTCGCCGGATTCTCCATGACCCAGCTGATTGAGACATCCCTCATTTCGGCGCATTTTGCTAACCTTACAAACACGGTATATCTGGACGTTTTCAGCTGCAAACCCTATGACCCTTCTGTGGTGGAAGCCTTTGCCACAAAGTTTTTCGGCGGTTCACGCTGCAATACAAACGTTAATCTCAGGTACTGATGCTCACCCTTTCAGTTACAGACGACTACGACGGATGCCGCAAACTCTGGGAACGTTTCATCCCGCAAAACGTAATTTTTGATCTGTGGGACGTGCGCAATTGTTTTCACAGGGCGTTCGGGCGCAGGCTATGCTTTGTAACCGCTGAGAAGGACGGACTGACAGTGGGCTTTCTGCCCTTGTGCATAGTTCCCGAAACCTCCACCCTAGCCTATTTTCCGGGCGAAACATGGCACGGCAAAACCTGGCTGGAACAGAACAGAACAGTTGCCGACAGCAGAGAGACACTCAATGCCATGATAGATTTCGCCTGCGAAAAGCACGGCCTAGGATATCACATACGCTACCTTCTGCCCGACAACGGACTTTCAATAGACGTTGAGGACGAAACGGGATATATCTTCGTTCCCTCAGCCCATTCATGTTCAATGGAGGGGTATTACTCCTCTTTTTCAGGAAAAAACGCCAAAAAAATGAAAAAGGAATCATCGGTATATGAAGAATCCGTCACCGTAGTTTATGACAGGGCGGAGGATTTCGAAGTGCTCATCAAAATGAACACCGACAATTTCGGCACTGACTCCTATTTTTCAGATCCCAGATTCGCAGACGGATTCAGGAATCTTGCAAGCTATCTGAACAGAAACGGAATGCTTAGGGTAACGTCTGTTCTGGTAGACGGCGAGTTTGCCGCTGTGGATGCCGGAAGCATCTATAAAAACGTTTACACGCTCCTTGCAGGCGGCACATCACCTAAATTCAGAGGCATAGCCAAATTTATAAACACGCTCCATCTGAAATACTCATGCGAAATGAATTTTGACCATGCGGATTTTCTCTGCGGCGATTTCGGCTGGAAAGCCATGTTCCACCTTCAGCCACGCCCGCTTTATAAACTGTCAAACACCGACGAATCCGTCTTCGAAAAATCTGCGGAGGCCTGCCATGCGTGAAATGCGTGTTCTGGTGACGGGTTCAACACCCGACTACAACGAGATAATCCACCAGCGTTACGGAAGCGAGACCCTATTTCTCACCGACAAGAACCAGAGCGCAGAATGGAACGGATTCAAACCGCCTAAAAAGGATGAATGCCTGTTCGACCTGAGAGATATTTCAGGAGCCGTTGAGGCGATAATTAAACACGCAGAGACCCACAACATAGGCTTTTCGGGCATAACCTGCTTCGACTGCGAGGCTTTGCCCCTTGCCGCCCGCATAGCTGAGAGGCTCGGACTCAGATTCTCCCCCCTGGCGGCCATCGAAAACGCACGCTCCAAAGCAGGCTCACACCTCATCTGGCAGACAAAGAGCATCCCATGCCCGCACACAATAAAGCTCTTTTCCCCTGACGACGTTGAGCAGGCGGAAAAGACCGCAAAGTTCCCCGCCGTTATAAAACCAGCCACAGGGAGCGGCAGCGAGCTTGTGTTTCTTGTTAAGGATATAGCGGAGACCGCAGAAAAATATCTGTACATAACCGACAGAATAGGCTGTCACCCGAATCAGCGCATGTACCCCACCTGCGGATGCACCCTTGAGGAATATATCGAAGGGGACGAGTTCAGCTGCGACTGGGTGATGAAAGACGGACAGGCGGAGATAATACGCATCGCCGAAAAGGTGCGGGATGATTCCCTCTCCTTCGGAACGGCTCTGGCATACATTGTTCCCCCCTCAAAGCCTTTGGACACCGAAAAGCTCAAAAAGATACTGGTGAACGGAGCCAGAACCCTCGGTTTCAGCGAAATGATAGCAATGACCGACTTTCTGGTGAAGGACGGTGAGATTTATCTCATAGAAATGACTCCCCGTTTCGGCGGCGACTGCCTGCCCGACACCGTAATGGCATCCGCCGGATTCGATATTTTCCGTGCGGCTCTGGACTATGCCGCAGACGGCGAAATCTCAGTCCCCGACCTCTGGCTGACAACCGCATCCGTGCGGATTCTAGCAGACAGAAAAGGCTCGCTGGACAGAGTTGATATTCAGCCTGATGAAAGGATTATCTTCACCCGCATCGAGCGGGAAAAGGGTCACAAAATTGTCCTGCCCCCCGAAAACTATTTCTCACGGATCATAGGCCATGTGGTCTTCCGCCCCGATGAGAAAAAATGCGTCCACGAGCAGATACGGGAGATACGTTCTAAAATTTCGGTGGAATACGCCTGATGTATATTGAAGAACACTCGGAGGCGCTGAAACACCTCCTGAAACACCGCACCCCTGCCCTGCCGCAGGAACTTCTGAATAAATGCGTTGCAAAAGTACATTCCATGGCGGATGTTTTCCTTTCGGCAGCCGAAAAATTCGGTTCCCCTCTCTATTTTATAGACAAACAGGCACTTTTAAACAGCGCAGACCTTTTCAGATCGGCTTTTTCGTCAAAATTTGACGACTTCACGCCCTATTTCGCAATGAAAAGCTGTAATCATCCGTATATTATCAGAACTCTGGCGGAAGCAGGTTTCGGAATAGACGTTTCAAGCGGCGTTGAGCTTCAGACGGCCATAGGCTGCGGAGCAGAAAAAATAGTGTTCAGCGGCCCCGCAAAAACGCTGAAAGAACTTTCACTGGCGGCGGAATATTCGGACAGAGTGACCATACTCTGCGACAGCTTCACCGAGCTTAACAAGCTGTCCTCTCTGGGCAGAAACGTGCGCATAGGCGTGCGGCTCACCACTGAAAATAACCCTCTGTGGCGCAAGTTCGGGATACCGCTGGATGAGCTGCAAAGATTCATCATGACCGCCGCGGAGATAAAACATATCAGCTTCTGCGGGGTGCAGTTCCACTCAAGCTGGAACCTCACACCGGATAACCACACGGCGCTTATAAAACTCATCGGCGAAACAATAGCCGAACTGCCGGAAAAATTGAGAAATATGATTGAGTTCATGGACATAGGCGGGGGCTACTGGCCGGAGGACGGCGAATGGCTTCTGGCTGATTCCGCAGAGGAGATGAAGCTGAACAAACAGCTGTTAAAGAATCCCTGCGACCCGCTGGATCACCGCTGTGTGCCTTCAACAGGCATAGATATCTATGCGGATGCAGTCTGGGCGGCAGTGGAAACTCATATCAGACCGCACCTGAAATGTGCAATATATGCCGAACCGGGCAGATGGGTCTGCCACGAGTCAATCCACCTTCTTCTGAGGGTTGAGGATATAAAACTTCCGGATATCGCCATAACCGACGGCGGCACGAATATGATAGGCTGGGAAAGGTTCGAGATGGACTACTTTCCGGTGGTGAACGTTTCAGATATTTCCATGACCGAGCACCCTATGATGATCCTCGGTTCTCTCTGCACGCCCCACGACATCTGGGGACACACATTCCACGGCGGCGGCGTAAAAATCGGCGACGTACTGGTGATTCCCAATCAGGGGGCATACACCTACAGCCTCAGGCAGAATTTCATTAAATCCGTACCAGAAAGCGTTGTTTTTGACGGCAAAAACATAAACGGGGTAAATTGCACTTCATTTTAAAAAGATTACAGTTAGACTGCCTGAAATAGGAGGTCTTATGAAAAAATCTGCAATATTGTTTCTTTTCTCTTTCGTCGTTCTTTCCTCAACAGCGGCAAAAGCTGACATAAACGTAAATATCGACATAAACGGTATGCCTTCGGTATCCGTTTCCGCTGACGCAACCGTTGTTCTTATACCGGACACACCCGACGTATATTTTGTGGACAATTCCCAGGAAGATATCTTTTTATGGAACGGTTTCTGGTGGAAATCCATGAACGGAAAATGGTTCAAATCCGAGAGTGCAAACAGCGGATGGCAGGTGTTTGTGGGCACACCCCAATTCTTCACCACTGTAAAACCGGATTGGAGAAAGGAGTATAAGTCAGGCAAATGGAACGGCAAACCCTGGAGATATGAGAAAGTGCCCTATGGTCATATGAAAAAAGGAAAAAAAGATAAAGGGCACGGAAAAGAAAAAGGTCACAAAAAAGACTGATAAATCAAATAAAACGCCGTACTTTCAAAGTAGTGCGGCGTTATTTTTTCAAAATATCGTCAAAAATCCATTTCCCCTGCTCCACAACATATTTCGAACCGTAAATTGAAAGATGGTCGTCATCCGCATAAAGGGATTTTCCGCTCTCGGTAAGCCTACATTCACCGTCTTTGCAAAATACGTTCTGAATATCTATGACTTTTACGTTTGTCTTCTGCCTCACACGCTCCAGAACCTTTAAAACATCCTCGTTCCGCTCTTCATAATGGCTGTAGGGAAGAGTTGAGGACACGAATGAGGTCAGCGCAGGAAAAACGTGTTTAAAATACTCTATTTTACCCATTTCCGAAGGCACGTCATAGGGCACTTCCGGAACGTCCATAACAAAATAAACGTTCTTGCCCGCCCGCTCCAGAGAACCCACTGTGCGGATGAGCGCCTCTTCGAAAACTTTCAGATTGTCCTTCTCTATAACGTTTTTGGTAAGGGCACTGTCCAGAGTTATCTCGGTGCCGAAATCGTTGCCCAGCATGGGTTTTCCGGAGTAAACCTCCCATCTGCCAACAAGGAAGATATCCCTTATTCCGGCATCGGCGGTCACTTCATTAAAGATAATATCGTTAAACTGGCGGCAGTTGGTGGGAACATCGTTCAGCAGAATACGCACCAGACGCAGAGGCGGACATGAGGACTTTCCGGCAAAAACTCCGGTAATGCCGTTCTCTTGACCGTATCTGTTCATTCCGTCTGTCAGCGAAAGCGCATGGGAATCCCCCCACACTATGAAGCTGGGCAGTCTGTCGCTGTCGCCCATGCGGCAGAGATTGCTTATCTTGGCTTTCATTGGGTCACGGTAGTAGCATTCGGTGCTTCTGTAGGTGCTCTCCTGAACGTCTGTAACAACGCTTACGGATTCGGGCATCCTAGAGGGCATTCCGTCTGTCTTATAGACCACAGCACCCGCCAGAGTGAACAGAGCCATCACCGCCGCTGTGCCGATGAACAGCCTGCGGGGGCTTGTGAACTTCATCCGCCTGAAAGGCTGTTCCACAAGATAAAACGATATAACTGCCAGAAGGAAAGTAAGCCCTATTGCAAACCAGTCGGAAACGAAAAATACGTCACCCACCAGATTCTTATAATAATTACGGAACGCTATGAAAGGCCAGTGCCACAGATAGAGCGCATATGACAGCAGACCGATGAACACCATCGGACGGAGGGAAAGGATGCGGTTTATGATACCCCTCTCACCTGCGTATATCACCAGTGCAGTACCCACGCACGGAATAAGCGCACTGTAGCCCGGAAAAGGAGTTGCGGAATTGAAAAGCACCACGGATGCCGCTATCATCCCGAAACCTGCCGCAGAAAGCACGTTAAGCACTGCATAGTTATCGGTGCGTCTGAAAACCCCCAGAGCCAGCATAGAGCCGAGCATCAGCTCCCAAGCCCTTGTGGGCAGAAGATAAAAAGACATTTCAGGCTTACGGTAGGTCAGAAAAACACTGAGCAGAAGGGACACGGCAAAAACCGCCGTAACGGCGAATCCTGCGTTTTTCCGCTTTCTGTAGAGCCAGAAAAGAAACAGCGGGAAAAGAATATAAAACTGTTCCTCAACTCCCAGCGACCATGTATGCAATAGGGGTTTTGTCTCCGCCGCCTCGTCAAAATAGCCGCTCTGTTTCCAGAAAAAAAAGTTTGAGCCAAAAAACACCGTTGCGGCAACACTCTTTCCGAAATTGCGGAAATGCTCCGGCAGAAGCAGAAACCACGACATGATTATGGTGGCAAACATCATGAAATAGAGCGCAGGGAAGATACGCTTGATACGGCGCACATAGAAGTTTGAAACGGAGAAAGTGCCCTCCGCCATCTCAGCGGAGATTATCCCCGTTATGAGGTAGCCGGAAATTACAAAAAAGATGTCCACGCCCACATAGCCGCCGGAAAAAGCTGATATCCCCGCATGATAGAGAATCACCGGCAAAACGGCAATCGACCTGAGTCCGTCAACGTCTTTTCTGTACTGCACCCTGCACCGCCATTGTTATTTGCAGTGGGGATTATATTATCAAATCCGGCGAAACACAAGAAAACCGTTGAAATCCCCAGATTAAAGTGTATATACACTATTATGAAAAAAGAAAGCTCGGTCTGCAACTGCGTAAACATCCGCAGGGCATCGCAGGCAGTCACAGAAATTTATGACGGATATCTTTCGGAGAGCGGTCTGAAAATCGGCCAGTTTTCCATGCTGAGACACATCAGCTACATGGAGCCTGTTAATGTCAGCAGACTGGCTGAGAAGATGCGTCTGGACAGAACCACCCTTGTCAGAGGGCTGAAGATATTGGAAAAAGAGGGATATGTCGCCGACACATCCGATGCGGGAACCAGAAGCAGAAGCCTGAAACTGACAGTTGAGGGTCACAATGTTCTTGCTGAGGCAGAACCCATGTGGCAGGCGGCTCAAAAACATCTGGAAGAACATATGGGCAAGGACACTCTGAAAGATCTGGTCTCTCTCCTTTCAAAGTTGGAATCCCTCACGCCCTGATTTTATTTAACCATAATCGTGCATATACACGTTTTTCAGGAGGATATATGAAACAGCAGCTAATCAAAAGGATAAAAGACTTTTTATTCAACCATCCGGAAAATCTGCACCCCGCCACAGGTAAAAAGTTTTATGACGAACCGGATGTTTTCTTCGCCTCCGCAGACGACCCCATATTCGAAAAATTTAAAGATGTGGTCTCGCCGGAACATCTGACCCCAAAAGAGATAATAGAACTGGAATATGGCGAAGGCAGTTACAGCGGCGGAACCGTCATTGTAATTGTTCAGGCCATTCAGGAGGACGTGCGGAAAAGCAACCGCAGCCGCACGGAAATGGCTTCTGCAGAGTGGGCTATGAGCCGAGCTTACGGTGATGAGATTTTTCTGAAAACCCGCATCAAAGAGATAGCCGGACAGCTGAAAGAGGAAGGGTACAAGGCTGTGATGCCATGGCTTTCAGACTGGTTCAGAGTTATGCGGAACAAAAGAGACCTGACCTCAAACTGGTCGGAGCGCCACGCCGCATATGCCGCAGGAGCAGGCACCTTCGGGCTGAACGACGGATTTATCAGCGACAAAGGGATGAGCATCAGGATCATGACCATTGTCACCGACCTTGTGATAGAGCCGGACGTGCGTCAGGAAGGAAGCCATACCCGCAGCTGTCTTTTCCTCTCAAAAGGACTCTGCGGGGCATGCATAAAAAGATGTCCAGCGGATGCTATCTCAAAAGACGGCCACGACAAGATGAAATGTTACATGTTTGTATACGGAGAGGCATCGAAAAAGTTTGCTGTTGAGGCAGGCGGACTGGAGAAGGCGGGAAGCGGATGCGGACTGTGCCAGACGAAAGTCCCCTGCGAGTTCCGAAATCCAATGGCAAAGATAGCTTAGAAAAACAAAAAGGCCATACTAGTTATCAGTATGGCCTTAATATATAGGCACGGCAGGGATTGAACCAGCGACCCTCGCCACGTCAAGGCGATGCTCTCCCACTGAGCTACGTGCCTGTGGAAGTGAGATAATACATATTCATAAAAACTTTTTCAACAACTTTTTTCAACCCCAGCTGAGTTTTCCGCCGTTGAAACCTATGATCCCCAATACAGGCACGTTTGCAAAGAGCAGAACGTTGTAAAGTGCGCCGTCGTCACCTGCGGAAAAATATAAAACTATCTCCAGAAGACACATGGCAAGGAGAATGAATGAAAAAATGATCTTTGTCATAAAGAGTTTGTTTTTTGTCATGCCATAGTTGACCCACCAGCTGACAAAGCCCGCACCTATTGTCGGCACCATGAAAACAGTTGCCGTCACCAGAGAATAGAACCCCGCTGTGGAGAACGACGGATAGCCGGTTATGTAATACATCAGCTGCATTATCACCGTGAAATTGATGAGTCCCATAGGAAAGTGAATAAGCATGGGGTGGGGGTGAAAAATGCGGTAGAGGCTTCTGATGGTCTCTTTAAGGCCGGACTCCTGCTCGGTCTTCTCTTTCGCCTCTTTCATGGACTCAACATCGCCCACATGTGAAAAACGCTCAAGAACCTCCACACCGTGGGGGGCTGATTTCAATGCCTCGGTCAGATCCATTCCCG
This genomic stretch from Seleniivibrio woodruffii harbors:
- the speD gene encoding S-adenosylmethionine decarboxylase, coding for MAEQTTISAEPDRWKKLVDEAVQAKVWGIASSFDIYDCNPDTIRSAEAIKQFVLELCDLIEMKRFGETVVVHFGEDEKVAGFSMTQLIETSLISAHFANLTNTVYLDVFSCKPYDPSVVEAFATKFFGGSRCNTNVNLRY
- a CDS encoding GNAT family N-acetyltransferase, producing the protein MLTLSVTDDYDGCRKLWERFIPQNVIFDLWDVRNCFHRAFGRRLCFVTAEKDGLTVGFLPLCIVPETSTLAYFPGETWHGKTWLEQNRTVADSRETLNAMIDFACEKHGLGYHIRYLLPDNGLSIDVEDETGYIFVPSAHSCSMEGYYSSFSGKNAKKMKKESSVYEESVTVVYDRAEDFEVLIKMNTDNFGTDSYFSDPRFADGFRNLASYLNRNGMLRVTSVLVDGEFAAVDAGSIYKNVYTLLAGGTSPKFRGIAKFINTLHLKYSCEMNFDHADFLCGDFGWKAMFHLQPRPLYKLSNTDESVFEKSAEACHA
- a CDS encoding ATP-grasp domain-containing protein, whose protein sequence is MREMRVLVTGSTPDYNEIIHQRYGSETLFLTDKNQSAEWNGFKPPKKDECLFDLRDISGAVEAIIKHAETHNIGFSGITCFDCEALPLAARIAERLGLRFSPLAAIENARSKAGSHLIWQTKSIPCPHTIKLFSPDDVEQAEKTAKFPAVIKPATGSGSELVFLVKDIAETAEKYLYITDRIGCHPNQRMYPTCGCTLEEYIEGDEFSCDWVMKDGQAEIIRIAEKVRDDSLSFGTALAYIVPPSKPLDTEKLKKILVNGARTLGFSEMIAMTDFLVKDGEIYLIEMTPRFGGDCLPDTVMASAGFDIFRAALDYAADGEISVPDLWLTTASVRILADRKGSLDRVDIQPDERIIFTRIEREKGHKIVLPPENYFSRIIGHVVFRPDEKKCVHEQIREIRSKISVEYA
- a CDS encoding diaminopimelate decarboxylase family protein, encoding MYIEEHSEALKHLLKHRTPALPQELLNKCVAKVHSMADVFLSAAEKFGSPLYFIDKQALLNSADLFRSAFSSKFDDFTPYFAMKSCNHPYIIRTLAEAGFGIDVSSGVELQTAIGCGAEKIVFSGPAKTLKELSLAAEYSDRVTILCDSFTELNKLSSLGRNVRIGVRLTTENNPLWRKFGIPLDELQRFIMTAAEIKHISFCGVQFHSSWNLTPDNHTALIKLIGETIAELPEKLRNMIEFMDIGGGYWPEDGEWLLADSAEEMKLNKQLLKNPCDPLDHRCVPSTGIDIYADAVWAAVETHIRPHLKCAIYAEPGRWVCHESIHLLLRVEDIKLPDIAITDGGTNMIGWERFEMDYFPVVNVSDISMTEHPMMILGSLCTPHDIWGHTFHGGGVKIGDVLVIPNQGAYTYSLRQNFIKSVPESVVFDGKNINGVNCTSF
- a CDS encoding acyltransferase family protein; translation: MQYRKDVDGLRSIAVLPVILYHAGISAFSGGYVGVDIFFVISGYLITGIISAEMAEGTFSVSNFYVRRIKRIFPALYFMMFATIIMSWFLLLPEHFRNFGKSVAATVFFGSNFFFWKQSGYFDEAAETKPLLHTWSLGVEEQFYILFPLFLFWLYRKRKNAGFAVTAVFAVSLLLSVFLTYRKPEMSFYLLPTRAWELMLGSMLALGVFRRTDNYAVLNVLSAAGFGMIAASVVLFNSATPFPGYSALIPCVGTALVIYAGERGIINRILSLRPMVFIGLLSYALYLWHWPFIAFRNYYKNLVGDVFFVSDWFAIGLTFLLAVISFYLVEQPFRRMKFTSPRRLFIGTAAVMALFTLAGAVVYKTDGMPSRMPESVSVVTDVQESTYRSTECYYRDPMKAKISNLCRMGDSDRLPSFIVWGDSHALSLTDGMNRYGQENGITGVFAGKSSCPPLRLVRILLNDVPTNCRQFNDIIFNEVTADAGIRDIFLVGRWEVYSGKPMLGNDFGTEITLDSALTKNVIEKDNLKVFEEALIRTVGSLERAGKNVYFVMDVPEVPYDVPSEMGKIEYFKHVFPALTSFVSSTLPYSHYEERNEDVLKVLERVRQKTNVKVIDIQNVFCKDGECRLTESGKSLYADDDHLSIYGSKYVVEQGKWIFDDILKK
- a CDS encoding MarR family winged helix-turn-helix transcriptional regulator is translated as MKKESSVCNCVNIRRASQAVTEIYDGYLSESGLKIGQFSMLRHISYMEPVNVSRLAEKMRLDRTTLVRGLKILEKEGYVADTSDAGTRSRSLKLTVEGHNVLAEAEPMWQAAQKHLEEHMGKDTLKDLVSLLSKLESLTP
- a CDS encoding (Fe-S)-binding protein, with protein sequence MKQQLIKRIKDFLFNHPENLHPATGKKFYDEPDVFFASADDPIFEKFKDVVSPEHLTPKEIIELEYGEGSYSGGTVIVIVQAIQEDVRKSNRSRTEMASAEWAMSRAYGDEIFLKTRIKEIAGQLKEEGYKAVMPWLSDWFRVMRNKRDLTSNWSERHAAYAAGAGTFGLNDGFISDKGMSIRIMTIVTDLVIEPDVRQEGSHTRSCLFLSKGLCGACIKRCPADAISKDGHDKMKCYMFVYGEASKKFAVEAGGLEKAGSGCGLCQTKVPCEFRNPMAKIA
- a CDS encoding DUF2231 domain-containing protein — its product is MKKEELQNFDGKDGRKSFVSNEGRVYDVTESRLWKNGKHAGKHFAGMDLTEALKSAPHGVEVLERFSHVGDVESMKEAKEKTEQESGLKETIRSLYRIFHPHPMLIHFPMGLINFTVIMQLMYYITGYPSFSTAGFYSLVTATVFMVPTIGAGFVSWWVNYGMTKNKLFMTKIIFSFILLAMCLLEIVLYFSAGDDGALYNVLLFANVPVLGIIGFNGGKLSWG